GGCGATCACCGCCGCGATGCCGTCGGGCACCGGCGTCGATCTGTTCGCCAAGGTTCATCCCGAGCGGACCTTCGACGTCGGCATCGCCGAGCAGCACGCGGTGACCTTCGCGGGTGGCCTGGCGACGGAAGGGTTCAAGCCGTTCTGCGCGATCTACTCGACGTTCCTGCAGCGCGGCTACGACCAGCTGGTGCACGACGTGGCGCTGCAGAACCTGCCCGTCCGCTTCGCCCTCGACCGGGCCGGTCTGGTGGGGGCGGACGGCGCGACGCATGCGGGCGCGTTCGACCTGGCCTATCTGTGCTGCCTGCCGAACATGACGGTGATGGCGGCGGCCGACGAGGCCGAGCTGGTGCACATGGTGGCGACCGCCCACGCGCACGATTCGGGTCCGATCGCGTTCCGCTACCCGCGGGGCGAGGGCGTCGGCGTCGAAATGCCCGAGACGGGCGAGGTGCTGCCGATCGGCAAGGGGCGGGTGATCCGGCGTCCGGAGGGCGCGCGGGTGGCGCTGCTGAGCCTGGGCACGCGCCTGGCGGAGGCCTTGAAGGCGGCGGAGCGTCTGGAGGCGGCCGGCATCGCCGTGACGGTGGCGGATGCGCGGTTCGCCAAGCCCCTGGACGAGGCGCTGATCCTGGACCTTGCGGCGAGCCACGAGGTTCTGGTGACCCTGGAAGAGGGGTCGGTGGGCGGCTTCGGGGCGATGGTGCTGCACCTGTTGTCGGGGCGCGGTGCGCTGGACGACGGGAAGGTGCGGGTTCGGACGCTGACGCTGCCGGATGCCTACCAGGATCACGACACGCCGGACCGGATGTACGCGGAGGCCGGTCTCGACGCGGCCTCGATCGTCAAGGTGGTGGAGGCGACCCTGCCGGCGCGGGAGGCCGCCGCGGCCGAGCGGGGCGGGCGCCTGCGCCTCGCCTGAGGCCTGCCGCCGGGACCGGATCATCCCGGCATCAGGATGCTGATGCGCGGGCGGCACGCCCGCCCGCGATCGATCGCCCATGCCTTGCGGGCATGGCGCCGGGCTGGCAGAAGCGGCCCGGCTTCCCGACTTGTCACTGCCGGAGACTGGGCCCACCGCCCGAGCCGCCGAGAAGGAACGCATGACCGAGGCCAAGAACCGCACCATGCCCGACCGCATCCCGTCCGGCCCCGGATTCGAGCCCGGCCCGGTGCTGATCACCGGCGCCAGCGGCTTCCTCGGTCCGGCCCTGGTCGACGTGTTTCGGGCGGCCGGCTTCCCGGTGCGGGTGTTGGTGCGCGCGACGAGCCCGCGCACCAACCTGACCTGGCCCGACGTCGAGATCGTCGAGGGCGACATGCGCGACCCCGAGGCGGCGGCGGCCGGCATGCGCGGCATGCGCTACCTCGTCCACGCCGCGGCGGATTACCGGCTCTGGGCGCCGGACCCGGAAGAGATCGTGCGCACCAACCGTGACGGCACAAGGGCCCTGATGCGGGCGGCGCTGGATGCCGGCGTCGAGCGGGTGGTCTATACGTCGAGCGTCGCGACCATCAAGCCGCACGACGACGGCACGCCCGCCGACGAGACCCGGCCGCTGACCCCGGAAACCGCGATCGGCGCCTACAAGCGCAGCAAGGTGGTGGCCGAGCGGGTGGTCGAGGAGATGGTGGCCCGCGACGGCCTGCCGGCGGTGATCGTCAATCCCTCGACCCCGATCGGTCCGCGCGACGTCAAGCCGACCCCGACCGGGCGGATCATCGTCGAGGCGGCCAACGGCAAGATGCCGGCCTTCGTCGATACGGGCCTGAACCTCGTCCACGTCGACGACGTGGCGAAGGGACATCTGCTGGCCCTGCACAAGGGCCGCATCGGCGAGCGCTACATCCTGGGGGGCGAGGACGTGCTCCTGTCGCGCATGCTCGCCGACATCGCCGGCCTCGTCGGGCGAAAGCCCCCGACCGTGCGGCTGCCGCGGGCCGCGGTCTATCCGGTGGCGTTCGTGTCGGAACTCGCGGCGCGGATCACCGGCAAGGCGCCGCTCGCCACCATCGACGGCATCCGGATGTCGCGCTACCGCATGTTCTTCTCCGACGCCAAGGCGCGGGCCGAGCTCGGCTACGCGGCCCGGCCCTACCGCGACGGCCTGTCCGACGCCGTCGCCTGGTTCCGTCAGGCTGGATACATCCGATGACAACCGCCACCGAGGCGCGCTCCGGCAAGGGGCACCGCGACGAGAATTTTCCGGTCGCCTCGCACCTGATCCATCCGCGCCACCGCGGCCCGATCCTCGACTTCTACTACTTCGTCCGGGCCGGCGACGACGTCGCCGACAATGCCGGCCTGTCGCCGGAGCGGAAGGTCGCGCTCCTCGACGGCCTCGCCGACGCGCTGACGGCCAAGGGCCCCGACGATCCGGAGGCCGCGCCGTTGCGCCGCGCGCTCGCCGAGCGCGGGCTGCCGCCGCGCCACGCGCTGGAGCTGCTCGACGCGTTCCGGATGGACGCGCACAAGTCGCGCTACGAGAACTGGGACGAACTTGCGCATTACTGCCGCTACTCGGCGGTGCCGGTCGGCCGCTTCGTCCTCGACGTCCACGGCGAGGATCCGGGGCGCACCTGGCCGACCTCCGACGCGATCTGCACCGCGCTCCAGGTGATCAACCACCTCCAGGATTGCGGCAAGGATTTTCGGAGCGTCGACCGGGTCTACCTGCCGCGGGAGACCCTGGAGAAGCACGGCGCCCGCATCGAGGATCTGGGGGGCGATCGCGCCACGCCGGCCTTGCGCGCGGTCATCAAGGAACTGGCGCAACGCTGCCTCGACCTTCTCGAGGAAGGGCGGCCCCTGCCCGACCTGATCGACGACACGCGCCTCGCCATGGAGATCGCGGCGATCCACCGCCTCGCGGTGCTGCTCGCTCGCGGCCTGCTCGTGCGCGATCCGCTGAGCGAGAAGGTCCATCACGGCAAGGCCGCCTTCGCGCTGACGGCGCTCGGTGCCGCCGCCTCTGCCCTCGCCCGGCGGCCGTTCCGCCGCCGCCTCCACCCGGCCCTGCGGGGAGCCCGCCCGTGACCGCCCTCGCCTCCCAGCCCGCCTCGCCGGTCGAGGCCTCGACCGAGGCCTCCGCCCTGCCGGCCGCCGGCTCGTCGTTCTACACCGCCATGCGGCTGCTGCCGGCCGAGCAGCGCGACGCGATGTACGCGGTCTACGCCTTCTGCCGCGCCGTCGACGACGTCGCCGACGACGGCGGAGCCCGCGAGGTGCGCGCGGCCGAGCTCGACCGCTGGCGCGCCGACATCGATGCCCTCTATGCCGGCCGGCCCGTCCCGCGGACCCAACCCCTCGTCGGTCCGGTGCGCCGGTTCGGCCTCCGGCGCGAGGATTTCCAGGCGGTGATCGACGGCATGGCGATGGACGCCGAGGCCGACATCGTCGCCCCCGATTCGGCGACCCTCGACCTCTATTGCGACCGCGTCGCCAGCGCCGTTGGCCGGTTGTCAGTGCGGATCTTCGGCCTGCCCGAGGAACCGGGTATCCGGCTCGCCCACCATCTCGGCCGGGCGCTGCAGCTCACCAACATCCTGCGCGACATCGACGAGGATGCCGAGCGCGGCCGGCTCTACCTGCCCGCCGAGCCGCTGGCGGCGATCGGCCTGTCCCACCCGACCCCGGAGAGCGCGCTGGCCCACCCCCGTCTCGCGGAAGTCTGCGCCCGGCTCCTCGACGAGGCGCAGGCGCATTACGACGCGTCCTGGGCGATCATGAACCGTGAATCCCGGAAAGCCACCAAGGCGCCGCGGATCATGGGGGCGGCCTATCACCTGATCCTCGTCGGCCTGCGCAAGCGCGGCTGGACGGCGCCCCGCGCGCGGGTGAAGCCCGGCAAGCTCGCGCTGATCGGCGTCCTCCTGCGTCAGGCGATCGTCTGATGGGTACGGTTCACGTCCTCGGCGCCGGCCTCGCCGGCCTCTCCGCGGCCTTGCGCCTCGCCAAGGCGGGCCGCCGCGTCGTGGTGCACGAGGCGGCCAAGCAGGCCGGCGGGCGCTGCCGCTCCTACTTCGATCCGGCCCTCGGCCTGACGCTCGACAACGGCAACCACCTGCTCCTGTCGGGCAACCGCGACGCCCTCGACTTCCTGAAACTGGCCGGCGCGCCCGAGGGCGTCCTCGCCGGGCCGGACGAGGCCGCCTTCGCCTTCGCCGACCTCGCCACGGGCGAGCGCTGGACCCTGCGACCGAATGCCGGTCGCCTGCCCTGGTGGGTGCTCGACGCCCGCCGCCGGGTACCGGGCAGCCGCGCCCGCGACTATCTCGCGCCGCTCGGCATCTTCCGCGGCGCGACGAAGGCCGCGACGATCGGCGAGAGCATGGCCTGCGAGGGGCTCCTGTGGGACCGGCTCTGGCGCCCGGTGCTCCTCGCCGCCCTCAACACCGAGCCGCAGGAGAGCGACGCGGGTCTCGCCGCCACGATCCTGCGCGAGACGCTCGGTGCCGGCGGCAAGGCCTGCCGGCCCCTCGTCGCGGTGGAGGGCCTGTCGGCGGCCTTCGTCGATCCGGCCCTGACGGCCTTGGGCAGGGCCGGCGCGGACATGCGCTTCAGTCGCCGCCTGCGTGGGCTCGGCATCGAGGGTGGGCGCGTGACCCGGCTCGACTTCTCCGACGGGCCGGAGGAACTCGGTCCCGACGACGCGGCGGTGCTGGCGCTGCCTGCCTGGGTCGTCGCCGACCTGATGCCGGGTTTGAGCGTACCGCAGAGCCACCGCTCGATCGTCAACGCCCATTTCGCGCTTGCCCCGAAGCCGGGGGCGCCGCTGCTGCTGGGCGTCGTCGGCGGCGTCACCGAGTGGCTGTTCTCCTACCCCGACCGGCTCTCGGTGACGATCAGCGGCGCCGACCGCCTGCTCGACGTGCCGCGCGAGGACCTTGCCCGCACGATCTGGGACGAGGTCTCGCGGCTCTCGGGGTTCTCCGGCGAGCCCCTGCCGCGGTGGCAGATCGTCAAGGAGAAGCGTGCCACCTTCGCGGCCACGCCCGCCGAGGCCGCCCGCCGGCCCGGTGCGCGCACGCACATCGCCAATCTGGCCCTGGCGGGAGACTGGACCGCGACCGGGCTGCCCTCGACCATCGAGGGAGCGATCAGGTCCGGGGCGACGGCGGCGCAGGTCCTCGTTGGCACCGGCACCGGCGCTCGCACCGGCGGCAACGCTGCGTTGCGCGGAGCCGCTTGACGGCGGGGCCCGCTTTCGGGAACAGCGTGGGCGGCGCGGCGTTTTGTGCGCTGCGAAAACAAATCGGGATGGCATCATGGGCGGCGAGGCGGAGCCGCCCTCGCACGAGGAAGGCAGAGACACCGTGGGCAAGGTCGAGACGCTGCAACGCAAGAGCACGCAGGACATCACCCTCGACGAGGTCGAGCGGCGGGTGTCGGCGGCGTCCCGGGCGCTGACGCAACTGGCGCATGCCGACGGGCACTGGTGCTTCGAGCTGGAGGCGGACGCCACCATCCCCTCCGAGTACATCCTCTTCCACCACTTCCGCGGCTCGGTGCCCGAGCGGGAGCTGGAGGAGAAGATCGCCGTCTACCTGCGCCGGACGCAGAGCGCGCTGCATCACGGCTGGGCCCTGGTGCACGAGGGCCCCCTCGACATCAGCGCCACCGTCAAGGCGTATTTCGCCCTGAAGATGATCGGCGACCCGATCGACGCGCCGCATATGCGCCGGGCCCGGGAGGCGATCCTGCAGCGGGGTGGCGCGGCCCACGCCAACGTCTTCACCCGCACCCTGCTCGCCCTCTACGGCGAAGTGCCGTGGAGCGCCGTGCCGGTGATGCCGGTCGAGGTGATGCTGCTGCCGCGGTGGTTCCCGTTCCACCTCGACAAGGTGTCCTACTGGGCCCGCACCGTGATGGTGCCGCTCTTCATCCTGCAGATGAAGAAGCCGCGGGCGAAGAACCCGCGCGGGATCGGCGTGCGCGAGCTGTTCACCCAGGATCCGGAGCGGATCCGGCGCTGGCCCTCCGGTGCCCAGGAATCCTCGCCCTGGCGCCCGGTCTTCGCGGTCATCGACGACATCCTGCGGGTGGTCGAGCCCTTCTTCCCCGCCGGGCCCCGCGCCAAGGCGGTCGACAAGGCGGTGGCCTTCGTCAGCGAGCGGCTGAACGGCGAGGATGGCCTGGGCGCCATCTTCCCGGCCATCGCCAACTCGGTGCTGATGTACGAGGCGCTGGGCTACGAGGAGGACCACCCCCTGGTGGTCACGGCGCGCTCGGCGGTCGAGAAGCTCGTCACCGTCAAGGAGCATGAGGCCTACGTCCAGCCCTGCCTGTCGCCGGTCTGGGACACGGCGCTCGCCGCCCACGCCCTGATGGAGGCCGGCGGGCCGGAGAACGAGCGCCAGGCCCGCGCCGCCCTCGAATGGCTGAAGCCCCTCCAGGTGCTCGACATCAAGGGCGACTGGGCGGCCCGCAAGCCGGACGTGCGCCCGGGCGGCTGGGCGTTCCAGTACAACAACCCGCACTATCCCGACCTCGACGACACCGCCGTGGTGGCGATGGCGATGGACCGGGCCCAGACCCGCCTCGGCCCCGGCGAGGGCGGCTCGGACTACACCCACTCGATCGCCCGGGCGCGCGAGTGGATCGAGGGCCTGCAGAGCCGCGACGGCGGCTTCGCGGCGTTCGACGCCGACAACACCTACCACTACCTGAACTACATCCCGTTCTCCGACCACGGGGCACTCCTCGACCCGCCGACCGCCGACGTCACCGCCCGCTGCATCTCGATGCTGGCCCAGCTCGGCGAGACCAAGCAGACCAGCCCCGTGCTGGCACGGGCCGTCGACTACCTGCTCGCCGACCAGGAGGAGGACGGCAGCTGGTACGGCCGCTGGGGCATGAACTACATCTACGGGACGTGGTCGGCCCTCTGCGCGCTCAACGCCGCCGGCCAGGACCCGGCCTCGGCGCCGATGCGCAAGGCGGTGGAGTGGCTAGTCGCGATCCAGAACCCGGACGGCGGCTGGGGCGAGGATGCGGCGAGCTACAAGCTCGAGTATCGCGGCTACGAGCGCGCCGGCAGCACCGCCTCGCAGACCGCCTGGGCGCTGATCGCCCTGATGGCGGCGGGCGAGGCCGACCACCCGGCGGTGGCCCGCGGCATCAACTATCTCGCCCGCACCCAAGGCGCGGATGGGCTGTGGGGCGAGGAGTTCTACACCGGCACCGGCTTCCCGCGCGTGTTCTACCTGCGCTATCACGGCTACGCGAAGTTCTTCCCGCTCTGGGCGATGGCGCGCTACCGCAATCTCCAGCGGGGCAACAGCCGCAAGGTCGCGGTGGGGATGTAGCGGGGCGCGGCGCAACCGCGCCCGCCCGGAACGACCGCCCGGGCTCGGGCATTCCCCGGGTCGGGAGCCGCGCGATGACCTTGTACAGCTACCACATCTCCCACGAGCAGTGCCCGCCCCGGGCGCTGCTCGCGCTCGCCCAGCGGGCCGAGCAGGCCGGCTTCGACGGGGCCTTCTCCTCCGACCATCTCCAGCCCTGGTCGCCGAGCCAGGGCGAGTCCGGCTTCGCCTGGTCCTGGCTCGGCGCCGCCCTGCAGGCGACGGAGCGCCTGACCTTCGGGATCATCTCGGTGCCGGGGGGCTGGCGCTACCATCCCGTCGTGCTCGCCCAGGCCGTGGCGACCCTCGGCCAGATGTTCCCCGGCCGGGTGCCCTGGGTGGCTCTGGGCAGCGGCCAGGCGATGAACGAGCGCGCCACCGGCGGGCCCTGGCCCGACAAGGCGGAGCGCAACGCCCGCCTGCGCGAGGGCGCCGAGATCATGCGGGCGCTGCTGGCCGGCGAGACCGTGACGCAGCGCGGCCGCCTGACGGCGGTCGACGCCAAGGTGTGGTCGCTGCCCGAGACCCCGACCCGCCTCGTGGGTGCCGCCACCAGCGTCGAGACCGCCGCCTGGCTCGGCACCTGGGCCGACGGGCTCCTCACCGTCGGGACGAGCCCGGAGGTGCTGGGGCCGATCGTCGACGCCTTCCGCGAGAGCGGCGGCGCCGACAAGCCGGTCTTCCTCAAGATGGACCTGAGCTACGCCCCCGACCCGGCCGAGGCCCTGCGCCAGGCCCATGCCGAGTGGCGCTTCAACGCCCTGCCGGCCTCGGTCGCCTGGGAACTGCCCCGCCCGGCCGATTTCGAGGCCGCCGCCCGCTACCTGCGGCCCGAGGACATGCACGAGGCGGTCCTGATCTCGCACGACCTGCCGGCCCTGACCGAGCGCATCGCCGCCTGCGCGGCGCTCGGCTTCGATTCGATCGACCTGCACCAGGTCGGCGGCAACCAGACGGCCTTCATCGACGCCTTCGGCGAGCGGGTGCTGCCGACGCTCCACGGCCGCAAGGCCCCGGTGATCGAGTTCGACCCGTTCGGGCGCAAGCCGGCGGCCCGGGCCGGCTGATTCTGCGGGCCCTGGACGCGAAAAGGCGCCCGACCGGCCGGTCGGGCGCCCCTCGTCGGTACGATCCGGATCAGTACCCGTAGTAGAAGCGGCGCGGGCCGTAATACGGGCGCCGCCAGTACGGCCGCGGGCCGTAATAGTAGGGGCGCGGGCCGTAGAACGGCCGCGGCCCGTAGAACGGGCGGCAGATGCCGAAGCGGTTCGGGAAGAAGCCTGGGCCGCAGCCGCCGGCCACCTTCGTCACGCCGGTCTCCGGCGCGAGCGTGCCCGCCGCGCTGAGGCCGATCGGGGCGGCCTGCGCGGTCGACGCAAGACCCAGGCTACCGATCAGGCCACCCGCGACGAGGGCGGCCATCCCGAGCACCTTGACGTGCATCATCGTAGGATCTCTCCTTGGGATGTGAGGGGCGGCCGCGCGGACCGCCCTGCCCCTCCAGGAAAGAACTAACGACCTGAATGCACGATGAGCGCGCCGGGTCGGCTCCCGCTCGCCGCGGATGCGGCTCAGCGCCGCTTTCGGGCGGGCCGGGGCTTCTCCGGTGCCGGCCCGGAGACCACCGGGTCGGACGCGGCCCGCATCGCCGCGCCGCGCCCGCGACCGCGCCGGCTCTGGCCGAGGCCGGAACTCTTGGCGAGCTCGGAGCGCTGGGCGGCGTAGTTGGCGGCGACCATCGGGTAGTCCGGCGGCAGGCCCCATTTCTGGCGGTACTGCTCGGGAGTGAGCCCGCGCCCGGCCAAGTGACGCTTCAGCGTCTTGTAGGGCTTGCCGTCCTCCAGGCTGATGATGTGGTCGGGCGTGACCGTCCGGCGGATCGGGACCGGCGGCGTCGCCCGCTCGGGCTCCGGCGCCGGCGCGGCGCCGAGCTGGCTCAGCGACGTGTGGACAGCCGCGATCAGCCCCGGCACGTCCGCCGCCGGAACGGAGTTGTTCGCCACATAAGCCGACACGACGTCGGCAGCGAGCTCGATCAGATCGAGCGACCGGGTGGAGTCGTCGTTGGTCATGGCGCACCAGATCGAAGTGACCGGCTCAAGAGGGCACGTGTTGTCGGGGGCGTCAACCACAGGTGATATGCGTAACAACAGGTTTCGTCAGTTCGGATACGAAATAGAAAAAGTATCGCACGCGATCGGTCGGCCGGATCCGTCATGCGCCGGAGGCCGTCCGGCCCGGGCGGCAGCGGTGCCACACCCGCCCGGATATCGTGCTAGCCCGTTGGTCCTGGCGGTTTTTTCTTGGACCGTGGTTTCCCCTCGTCGGGGAAATGCCCTAGCTGTTGCTGCATTGCGCCATCCGGCGTCCCGTTCCTGTCAGCACGATTCTCAAGACCTCCCATGACCGACAAGAACCGCCGCTTCCTGGTCGCCGGCACCGCCGCCGGCCTCGCTTCGACGCTGCTGGCGGGCGCGCGCCCCGCCTTCGCCTGGACGGACCAGGATTTCGCCCCCGTCCGGCGCCGGCGCTCCCGCGATCCCGTCCCGGCGGAGGACGGCACGTTCTACGACACGCGGGGACAGGATCCGCGCGGTCAGGCCGCGGACCCGTACTACCGGGGCGAGCCCGCTCCCGCTCAGGCGCCGGAGGAGGACTCGTTCTGGGGCGGCCGCCGCGCCGCGGAGCCGCAGCCGCTGCCGGGCACGGCCGATCCGAGTGCGACCGTCGTCGTCGATGACGGGCCGATCGACTATGCCCGCGCCTACGCGGCGCTCGACACCGAGCCGTTCCCGGTCCAGGCCTTCCGCTGGCGCCGGGCCAACCCGTCCTTCCTGCGCCAGGAGGTCGCCTATGGCGGCCGCTACGCGCCCGGCACGATCGTGGTCGATCCGCGGGCGCACCATCTCTACCTGATCCAGGAGGGCGGCCGGGCCCGCCGCTACGGCGTCGGCGTCGGCCGCCAGGGCTTCGCCTGGAACGGGGCCGCCACCATCAACTCCAAGCAGGCCTGGCCGGACTGGTACCCTCCCAAGGAGATGATCGCCCGCCAGCCGGCGCTCGCCCGCAGCGTGTCCAAGCTGCAGAGCGGGCTCGGCGTGCCGGGCGGCCCGCGCAACCCGCTCGGCGCCCGCGCCCTCTACCTGTGGCAGAACAACAAGGACACGCTGTTCCGCATCCACGGCACCACCGAGCCGGAGAGCATCGGCCGCAGCGTCTCCTCGGGCTGCATCCGGATGATCAACCAGGACGCGATCGACCTCTACGCCCGGGTGCCGGTCGGCGCACAGGTGATCGTCCTGGGCTGACGGCCCCGCCCGGATCAGGGCCGCCGCAGCGCCGGGGCTCCCCCGGCCGCTCCCGGCGGCCGGCCGGCCCCCTCCTCCGCGCGGTCGACCGCCCGCAGCACCAGCCGCCGCAGGGAATCGGCGTCGCGCGCGGCCTCCCCGACGAGGGCCCGCACTTCCGGCTCGGGCGCCGACAGGATCTCGGCCTCGAGCGCCTCGGTGAGGCGGTCGAGCGCGCGGTCGGGTCGCCACTGGGTCATCGCGGGCCTCCCTCGGAATCGAGCCGCAGCAGCGCGCGGCGCAGGCGCTTGCGGGCGCTGTCGTATTCGGTCTGGGACAGGCCGTGCCGGGCGCGGATCTCGGCGGCCGTGCGGCCCTGGCCGAGCCCCTCGATGATCCGCCGCACCGTCTCGTCGCCGGAGAACAGCGCCACGATCGCGCCGAGCGCCTGTGCGGCGGCGATCGCCCGCTCGGGATCGGGGCCATCGTCTTCCGCCGCGTCCGTCTCCCGCCAGGCCTGCTCCCGCGCCTGGCGGCGCCGGATGTCGTGCTCGATCGAGCGCATGCAGCCGGCGAGGAAGACCAGGACCGGGACCCCCGGCGGCCAGAGCCGCGTGCCGTCGAGCGCCCGCACGATCGCCTCGTGCAGGATATCCGACCAGTCGATGCCGGGGAGACGGCGCGCCCGCAGCCGGGCGAGCGCCCGCAGGCGCGCGAGATCGGCGGCCGACAGGCCGCGGATCGCTCCTGCCACGTCGCGCTGCTCCGCCTCGTCCGTCTCCATCGCCGCCGTGCCCCACGCCTCCTGCGTCATGCGCACGGCCTCGCCGAGGGCGGACAACTGAAAACAAATAATTCCGGCCGGTCCGCGTCCCGGGTGCTCGTGTGCCTCCCCCCATGGCCGCGCATCGGCGGTCCGAGAGCGAGATCGGGAGCAGGCATCATGAGACGGGACGCGCGGACTGCCCTCGCACGGCACATCTACGCCCGGCACATCGCCCACGCGGCGGCGCCGGACGAGACCGGGCTGCGGAGCGCCCTGGAGGCGGCCCTGGAGACGATCCCCCGCGAGCGCTTCCTGCCGCCCGGACCCTGGCACCTGGCCCGGCTGTCCGGCGGCTACGTGCGGACGCCCGACGACGACCCGGTCTACCTCTACCAGGACGTGCCCGTGGCGATCCGGCCGGACCGGCACCTCAACAACGGGCAGCCCTCGTTCCTCGTCGGCCTGATCGCCCGGGGGCGGCCGGAGCGGGGCATGCAGATGGTGCATGTCGGCACGGGGACCGGGTACTACACCGCCCTGCTGGCCCGCCTCGCCGGCGAGCAGGGCCGTGTGCTCGGCATCGAGCACGATCCCGATCTCGCGGCCTTCGCCGCCGACGCCCTGGCCGGGATGCCGCAGGTCCGCATCGTCGCGGGCGACGGCGCCGCCATGGCGCTGCCTCCGGCCGACCTCGTCCTCGTCAATGCCGGCGCGGCCCGACCGGCCGAATCCTGGCTCGACGCGCTGACGGTCGGCGGGCGATTGATCCTGCCCCTCACCGCCGGAAAACGGCCCGGGACGCCGATCACCCGGGGGGCCGTCTTCCTGATCGAGCGTCGCGACGAGCGGGCCTACGCGGCGCGCTGCCTCTCCCCGACCCTGATCTATCCGTGCGCCGGCGCCCGCGACCCGGAGGCCGAGCAGGCCCTGGCGCGCGCTCTGGCGGCCGGCGGCCAGGACAACGTCCGGATGCTCTACCGCACGGATGCCCTCCCGGACGACCGCTGCTGGCTGCGCGGTCCGGGCTGGTGCCTCGCCTACGGCTGAGGGCAGGACCGCGAGGGGGACAGCCGCCGGTGAAGGCATCCGGGCACGGGTGTCCTAAGCAGAGTTGCACCGTGCAACTCTGCTTGGCTTTATTGTTTTTGGATCATTTTCGCCGCCGAACCGGTGACCACTTCGACGACTGATGCTCAGCGGCGATC
This is a stretch of genomic DNA from Methylobacterium sp. 17Sr1-1. It encodes these proteins:
- a CDS encoding sigma-70 family RNA polymerase sigma factor yields the protein MTQEAWGTAAMETDEAEQRDVAGAIRGLSAADLARLRALARLRARRLPGIDWSDILHEAIVRALDGTRLWPPGVPVLVFLAGCMRSIEHDIRRRQAREQAWRETDAAEDDGPDPERAIAAAQALGAIVALFSGDETVRRIIEGLGQGRTAAEIRARHGLSQTEYDSARKRLRRALLRLDSEGGPR
- a CDS encoding methyltransferase domain-containing protein codes for the protein MRRDARTALARHIYARHIAHAAAPDETGLRSALEAALETIPRERFLPPGPWHLARLSGGYVRTPDDDPVYLYQDVPVAIRPDRHLNNGQPSFLVGLIARGRPERGMQMVHVGTGTGYYTALLARLAGEQGRVLGIEHDPDLAAFAADALAGMPQVRIVAGDGAAMALPPADLVLVNAGAARPAESWLDALTVGGRLILPLTAGKRPGTPITRGAVFLIERRDERAYAARCLSPTLIYPCAGARDPEAEQALARALAAGGQDNVRMLYRTDALPDDRCWLRGPGWCLAYG